In Vibrio chagasii, the sequence TCCAGTTCATCCGGAGATGAAATGCGCATACCTACGTGACCATAAGCCTCCGCAATAGCCGCAAAATCAGGAACAGAGTCCATATATGAGTTTGAGTGACGACCTTGATAAACAATGTCTTGCCACTGTTTAACCATTCCTAAGAAACGGTTGTTTAGGTTAATAATCTTAACAGGGATGTTGTACTGCAGTGCCGTCGACAGCTCTTGGATATTCATCTGAATACTCCCGTCACCGGTTACTACCACAACTTCTTCATCTGGTTTAGCGAACTTAACACCCATGCCTGCAGGTAGACCAAAGCCCATGGTGCCTAGGCCACCAGAGTTAATCCAACGGCGTGGTTTGTTAAATGGGTAATATAACGCTGCGAACATTTGGTGTTGGCCAACATCAGAAGCAACGTAAGCATCACCATTGGTTACTTTGTGCAGAGCTTCAATAACTTGCTGCGGCTTAATGCACTCAGAAGATTTTTCATATGCTAAGCAGTTACGATCTTGCCACTGCTTGATTTCACTCCACCAGCTCTCAAGAGCTTCAGCATCGTTAGTGCCGCCCTGCTCAATCAGCAGGTTAACCATGCTCTCAAGTACTTTTTCCGCAGAACCTACGATAGGCAGATCCACTTTCACGTTTTTAGAGATCGACGATGGGTCGATATCAATGTGCATGATCTTCGCGTTCGGGCAGTACTTATCTAGATTGTTGGTTGTGCGATCATCAAAACGTACACCGACACCAAAAATAAGATCGGCATTATGCATCGCCATATTGGCTTCGTACAAACCGTGCATGCCTAACATGCCTAGAGAATTCTTGTGAGTACCAGGGAAAGCACCTAAGCCCATTAGTGTGCTTACTACGGGTAGATTCAGTGCTTCAGCCAATTTGATCAGCTGTTGATCGGCCTCAGAGATAACCGCGCCGCCACCGACATAAAGTACTGGCTTCTTCGCTTCAAGGAGTGCCTTTAGTGCCTTCTTGATCTGACCTTTATGACCCGTAACCGTTGGGTTGTACGAACGCATTTTGATCGTTTCTGGGTATTCATAAGGAAGCTTGATTTGCGGGTTTAATACATCTTTTGGCAGATCGATAACCACAGGACCAGGACGTCCTGTCGTTGAAATATAGAATGCTTTTTTTAGAACTTCAGGGATATCTTCCGCTTTCTTAACTAGGAAGCTGTGTTTAACTATCGGGCGAGATACACCCACGATGTCACACTCTTGGAAGGCATCATTACCAATGAGATTGTTTGGTACGTTACCTGAGATAACGATCATTGGAATCGAGTCCATGTACGCCGTTGCAATACCTGTTACGGTATTGGTTGCGCCAGGACCAGAACATACCAGTACTACACCAGGCTTGCCGGTAGAACGAGTATAGCCATCTGCCATATGGGTAGCGGCTTGTTCGTGTCGTACTAATACGTGTTTGATTTCATCAGTTTTCGCATGCAGCGCATCATAGATATCAAGTACAGAACCACCTGGGTAACCAAAGATTTGTTCTACACCCTCTTCAATAAGAGACTGCACCACCATCTCAGCGCCGGATAACATTGCTGTTTCAGGTTTTGTTGTCATATTGCTCTCCTCACCAGTTTCCAATCACATTTGGTGAACGTGTTGGGCTAGTTTTTCATAGTCTAGGGCTTATTCGTAGCCTAATTCGAAATACTTCCACTTTTTCGGCTATGGCTGTCTGTCGTGATAACAACAAACAGTAATACGAAACAACTTTAACGCTTTATTATCATCTGGTCTAACACCCGTTATCCGGCGATCATGTTAAAAAACCAACCATCAGCTTAAAACATCAAACAAACACTACCCCAAGCCAAGCAGCCAGTCATAAAAACCACATTTACACTCAAAAAAAGCACTTAATATTTATATAAATGACTAATTATCGATAAATGAAGCGCTTTTCTGTGTGCGCATTCGCACATTCTTCCAAGTCTTGAGCCATAAAAAATCCCCCTAAAAATGCAATCACATTCGTAGGGGGATTTTTAAACAACTGAAAATTTATCTATCCTAAAAACTACTTATCTTTAGGCTTTTCAGTGTACATTTCTTCGATTTCGTCTTGATACTTGTCGTTAATAACTTTACGACGCAGTTTCTGAGTTGGCGTTAATTCGCCATCATCCATTGAAAACGCTTTTGGTAACAACTTGAATTTCTTCACTTGCTCAAATTTAGCAAGCTCTTGCTGCAAGTCATTCACACGCTTCTCAAGCATCTCAACGATTTGGTGGTGCTTAATCAGTTCTACTCGATCGTGGTACTTGATATTCAACTCTTTAGCGTACTCTTCTAACGAGTCGTAACACGGAACAATCAGTGCAGAAACGAATTTACGTGTATCAGCAATAACAGCAATTTGCTCGATGAAGTGGTCTTTACCGATCGCGCCTTCTACTACTTGCGGTGCAATGTACTTGCCGCCTGAAGTTTTCATCAGCTCTTTAATACGGTCGGTAATAAACAGGTTACCATTTTCATCAAAATGACCCGCATCACCGGTCTTCAAGAAGCCGTGCTCATCGAATGTTTTGGCTGTCTCTTCTGGCATTTTGTAGTAGCCACGCATCACCATTGGGCCACGAACAAGAATCTCATTCTGAGCACCAATTTTCACTTCAGC encodes:
- a CDS encoding acetolactate synthase 3 large subunit, producing the protein MTTKPETAMLSGAEMVVQSLIEEGVEQIFGYPGGSVLDIYDALHAKTDEIKHVLVRHEQAATHMADGYTRSTGKPGVVLVCSGPGATNTVTGIATAYMDSIPMIVISGNVPNNLIGNDAFQECDIVGVSRPIVKHSFLVKKAEDIPEVLKKAFYISTTGRPGPVVIDLPKDVLNPQIKLPYEYPETIKMRSYNPTVTGHKGQIKKALKALLEAKKPVLYVGGGAVISEADQQLIKLAEALNLPVVSTLMGLGAFPGTHKNSLGMLGMHGLYEANMAMHNADLIFGVGVRFDDRTTNNLDKYCPNAKIMHIDIDPSSISKNVKVDLPIVGSAEKVLESMVNLLIEQGGTNDAEALESWWSEIKQWQDRNCLAYEKSSECIKPQQVIEALHKVTNGDAYVASDVGQHQMFAALYYPFNKPRRWINSGGLGTMGFGLPAGMGVKFAKPDEEVVVVTGDGSIQMNIQELSTALQYNIPVKIINLNNRFLGMVKQWQDIVYQGRHSNSYMDSVPDFAAIAEAYGHVGMRISSPDELESGLEKALAMKDRLVFVDISVDDTEHVYPMQIKGEGMDNMWLSKTERT